One Pseudomonadales bacterium genomic region harbors:
- the crcB gene encoding fluoride efflux transporter CrcB, with protein sequence MNPWLAVAVGGALGSMARFAVGTWVAAGLGSRFPYGTLLVNLLGCLLMGLLVVLIDERWAVPPQWRAFALVGLLGGFTTFSSFSLEAYTLLRTQQWLAALLYVAGSLLLGLLALAVGIALARRF encoded by the coding sequence ATGAACCCGTGGCTGGCCGTGGCGGTCGGCGGCGCGCTCGGCTCGATGGCCCGTTTCGCGGTCGGCACCTGGGTCGCGGCCGGGCTCGGCAGCCGCTTTCCCTATGGCACGCTGCTGGTCAATCTGCTCGGCTGCCTGCTGATGGGGCTGCTGGTGGTGCTGATCGACGAGCGCTGGGCAGTGCCGCCGCAGTGGCGGGCCTTTGCGCTGGTGGGGCTGCTGGGTGGCTTCACCACCTTCTCCTCCTTTTCGCTCGAGGCCTACACCCTGCTGCGCACCCAGCAGTGGCTCGCGGCCCTGCTCTATGTGGCCGGCAGCCTGCTGCTGGGGCTGCTGGCGCTGGCGGTCGGCATCGCACTGGCACGCCGTTTCTGA
- the serS gene encoding serine--tRNA ligase has product MLDPKRFRTELDELAARLASRNFTLDVEQIRRLEARRKALQVDTEALQNDRNRQAKEIGQAKRDGRDVAALLAAGEDLGERLTALQQELSAVQEALEQILLGVPNLPHASVPIGRGEADNQEQSRWGEPRRFDFTPLDHVALGAGAGMDFEAGAKLTGARFVVLEGGLARLHRALIQFMLDLHTGEHGYRELYVPYIVNADSLRGTGQLPKFEADLFKLVGEENYYLIPTAEVPVTNLARDRIVEAEQLPLKWVCHTPCFRSEAGSHGRDTRGMIRQHQFEKVELVQLVAAEASHDALEVLTGHAEAVLQRLELPYRKMVLCTGDIGFSAAKTYDLEVWLPSQNCYREISSCSNFEDFQTRRMQARQRHPVSRKPELLHSLNGSGLAVGRTLLALMENFQQADGSIVLPDALRPYLGGMARLDLERAG; this is encoded by the coding sequence ATGTTGGACCCCAAGAGATTTCGCACTGAACTGGATGAACTGGCGGCCCGTCTCGCCAGCCGCAACTTCACGCTGGATGTCGAGCAGATCCGTCGGCTTGAGGCGCGCCGCAAGGCGTTGCAGGTCGATACCGAGGCGCTGCAGAACGACCGCAACCGCCAGGCCAAGGAGATCGGTCAGGCCAAACGTGACGGGCGCGATGTCGCGGCGCTGCTGGCCGCCGGCGAAGATCTCGGCGAGCGGCTGACCGCGCTGCAGCAGGAGTTGAGTGCGGTGCAGGAGGCGCTCGAACAGATTCTGCTCGGTGTGCCCAACCTGCCCCATGCCTCGGTACCGATCGGCCGTGGCGAGGCGGACAACCAGGAGCAGTCGCGCTGGGGCGAACCGCGCCGCTTCGACTTCACGCCGCTCGACCATGTCGCGCTGGGCGCCGGGGCGGGAATGGATTTCGAGGCCGGCGCCAAGCTGACCGGCGCCCGCTTCGTGGTGCTCGAAGGGGGGCTGGCGCGGCTGCATCGGGCACTGATCCAGTTCATGCTCGATCTGCACACCGGCGAACATGGCTACCGCGAGCTCTACGTGCCTTACATCGTCAATGCCGATTCGCTGCGTGGCACCGGTCAGTTGCCGAAGTTCGAGGCCGATCTGTTCAAGCTGGTCGGCGAGGAGAACTACTATCTGATTCCCACCGCCGAGGTGCCGGTCACCAATCTCGCCCGCGACCGCATCGTCGAGGCCGAGCAGCTGCCGTTGAAATGGGTCTGCCACACCCCCTGTTTTCGCAGCGAGGCGGGCAGCCATGGCCGCGACACCCGCGGGATGATCCGCCAGCACCAGTTCGAGAAGGTCGAGCTGGTGCAACTGGTGGCGGCCGAGGCCTCCCATGACGCACTCGAAGTTCTGACCGGCCACGCCGAAGCCGTGCTGCAACGGCTCGAACTGCCTTACCGCAAGATGGTGCTCTGCACCGGCGACATCGGTTTTTCGGCTGCCAAGACCTATGACCTCGAAGTTTGGCTGCCAAGCCAGAACTGCTATCGGGAGATCTCCTCCTGCAGCAACTTCGAGGATTTCCAGACCCGGCGGATGCAGGCGCGACAGCGCCATCCGGTCAGCCGCAAGCCCGAGCTGCTGCACAGCCTCAATGGCTCGGGGCTGGCAGTGGGCCGCACATTGCTGGCGCTGATGGAGAACTTCCAGCAGGCCGACGGCAGCATCGTGCTGCCCGATGCACTGCGTCCCTACCTGGGTGGCATGGCGCGGCTCGACCTCGAGCGTGCGGGCTGA
- the cobA gene encoding uroporphyrinogen-III C-methyltransferase, whose product MDYLPICIDLRGRHCLLVGGGEVARRKVETLLRAGATLRLVAPAIDPGLDELVRQQGGELRLRAFEPRDVDDVWLAVAATDDEAVNRQVRDVARQRGVLVNVVDQPALCDFIFPSIIDRDPMVIAVSSGGRAPLLARLLRARLETTIPAGYGRLAAWMGRFRPQVKAQIAGGAARRRFWERVLEGQIGETFLAGREAEAERLLTASLTAGTVDEVGEVYLVGAGPGDPDLLTFRALRLMQKADVVLYDRLVAAPIVDLVRKEAERIHVGKERDRHTLPQSRINQLLIDLARSGKRVLRLKGGDPFIFGRGGEEIEHLAEAGISFQVVPGITAASGCASYAGIPLTHRDFAQSVRFVTGHLKDGSPDLNWPELAHADQTLVFYMGLLGLPHICRQLVAHGLDDQTPIALIQQGTTPNQQVWVATLATLPQLLERIRPQPPTLAIVGGVVSLHRRLAWFQGGAPAAEQDQ is encoded by the coding sequence ATGGACTATCTGCCGATCTGCATCGACTTGCGTGGCCGCCACTGCCTGCTGGTCGGTGGCGGCGAGGTGGCGCGGCGCAAGGTCGAGACCCTGCTGCGCGCTGGCGCGACGCTGCGGCTGGTGGCGCCAGCGATCGACCCCGGCCTGGATGAACTGGTGCGGCAGCAGGGCGGCGAACTGCGGTTGCGGGCGTTCGAGCCACGGGATGTCGATGACGTCTGGCTGGCGGTGGCCGCCACCGACGATGAAGCGGTCAACCGTCAGGTCCGCGACGTGGCACGGCAGCGGGGGGTGCTGGTCAATGTGGTCGATCAGCCGGCGCTGTGTGACTTCATCTTTCCATCGATCATCGACCGCGACCCAATGGTCATCGCGGTGTCGAGCGGTGGCCGGGCGCCGCTGCTGGCCCGGCTGCTGCGGGCCCGGCTCGAAACCACCATTCCGGCCGGCTACGGGCGGCTGGCGGCCTGGATGGGCCGGTTCCGCCCGCAGGTGAAGGCGCAGATTGCCGGCGGGGCTGCCCGCCGCCGCTTCTGGGAACGGGTGCTGGAGGGCCAGATCGGTGAGACCTTTCTGGCCGGACGCGAGGCCGAAGCCGAGCGGCTGCTGACGGCGTCGCTGACGGCCGGCACGGTCGATGAGGTGGGTGAGGTCTATCTGGTCGGCGCCGGACCCGGTGATCCCGATCTGCTCACCTTCCGCGCCCTGCGGCTGATGCAGAAGGCCGATGTGGTGCTCTATGACCGCCTGGTCGCCGCGCCGATCGTCGATCTGGTGCGCAAGGAGGCCGAGCGCATCCATGTCGGCAAGGAGCGCGACCGCCACACCCTGCCACAGTCACGCATCAACCAGTTGCTGATCGACCTGGCCCGTTCCGGCAAGCGGGTGCTGCGGCTGAAGGGGGGCGACCCCTTCATCTTCGGCCGCGGCGGCGAGGAGATCGAACATCTGGCCGAAGCCGGCATCTCCTTTCAGGTGGTGCCGGGCATCACCGCCGCCTCCGGCTGCGCCAGCTATGCCGGCATTCCGCTGACCCACCGCGACTTTGCCCAGTCGGTGCGCTTCGTGACCGGGCATCTGAAGGATGGCTCTCCCGACCTCAACTGGCCGGAGCTGGCCCATGCCGACCAGACGCTGGTCTTCTACATGGGGCTGCTGGGGCTGCCCCACATCTGCCGGCAGCTGGTGGCGCATGGCCTCGACGATCAGACGCCGATCGCGCTGATCCAGCAGGGCACCACGCCGAACCAGCAGGTGTGGGTGGCAACGCTGGCCACCCTGCCGCAACTGCTCGAACGGATCAGACCGCAGCCACCGACACTCGCCATCGTCGGCGGGGTGGTGAGCCTGCATCGGCGGCTGGCCTGGTTCCAGGGTGGCGCGCCGGCTGCGGAGCAGGATCAGTGA
- a CDS encoding 4-hydroxy-tetrahydrodipicolinate synthase, producing MIRGSIVALVTPMADDGRVSWSELAALVDFHLAAGTHAIVSMGTTGESATLDFDEHIEVVRRTVERVQGRIPVIAGTGANSTREAIELTAAAKQAGADACLLVTPYYNKPTQQGLYLHHRAIAEQVEIPQILYNVPGRTACDLLPETVARLAQLPNIIGIKEATGSIERAREILACCPAPFMLYCGDDAIAIELILLGAQGNISVTANVAPRQMAEACAAALAGDAARARQIDRALAPLHRDLFIESNPIPVKWALHEMGLISAGIRLPLTPLSPQHRPQLRQALQQAELLDRTD from the coding sequence ATGATCAGAGGCAGTATCGTTGCCCTGGTGACCCCGATGGCCGACGACGGCCGCGTGTCGTGGAGTGAGCTGGCGGCGCTGGTCGATTTCCATCTGGCGGCCGGCACCCATGCCATTGTCTCGATGGGCACCACCGGCGAGTCGGCGACGCTCGACTTCGATGAACACATCGAGGTGGTGCGGCGCACCGTCGAGCGGGTGCAGGGCCGCATCCCGGTGATTGCCGGCACCGGCGCCAACAGCACCCGCGAGGCGATCGAACTGACTGCCGCCGCCAAACAGGCCGGTGCCGATGCCTGCCTGCTGGTCACGCCCTACTACAACAAGCCGACCCAGCAGGGGCTCTATCTGCACCACCGGGCCATTGCCGAGCAGGTGGAGATTCCGCAGATTCTCTACAACGTTCCCGGCCGCACCGCCTGCGATCTGCTGCCCGAGACCGTGGCCCGGCTGGCGCAACTGCCCAACATCATCGGCATCAAGGAGGCCACCGGCAGCATCGAGCGGGCCAGGGAGATCCTGGCCTGCTGTCCGGCGCCCTTCATGCTCTATTGCGGCGATGACGCCATTGCCATCGAGCTGATTCTGCTGGGCGCCCAGGGCAACATCTCGGTCACCGCCAACGTGGCGCCGCGGCAGATGGCCGAGGCCTGCGCGGCGGCCCTGGCCGGCGATGCAGCGCGCGCGCGGCAGATCGACCGGGCACTGGCCCCGCTGCACCGTGATCTCTTCATCGAATCGAACCCGATTCCGGTCAAGTGGGCACTGCACGAGATGGGGCTGATTTCCGCCGGCATCCGGCTGCCGCTGACACCGCTCTCACCGCAGCATCGGCCCCAGCTGCGCCAGGCGTTGCAGCAGGCCGAACTGCTCGATCGGACTGACTGA